The Oncorhynchus tshawytscha isolate Ot180627B linkage group LG08, Otsh_v2.0, whole genome shotgun sequence genome window below encodes:
- the LOC112256809 gene encoding F-box only protein 33, with amino-acid sequence MLFVFHTESSGTVPLSHNLTTVIFTLLFANNSLVACAMALCGGVGAMALPSELIVHIFSFLSDRDKLRASSVCSRWRECLFYPSLWMELKLRVGGGSNGGGYGSEQTPRLDFLMRKFGSFVRELQLEFAPVEGYLRPLNGVEGRMESVESDPQFPGRWKEAIITYLDQVLCVLGCIRNNRNLQKLSLYGDTCILQDEGILDSAYLNQVDQGGVKIKEIQQLLVEVLSNSRQMKWLSSAFMLGVVTPCSLASLSNPSAASLEHLSLLDNQLPCLSSPVELERLVHLRSLALDFCDFTSEMCRLLAGGHRAPLHRLSLMVNGAALEAKPLDCTASEDDWKALVRRCANLRVYMMALDVSSQDLLRVLKPSLPLERIHLDSYSTLVTDGTLELISQQYNKTLSHFVLMRDDTGFPDLSVNRNEDPLVLLAWRCVHLSVLVIHGYTVWSHNLVAISRLRGSSLKVLAVSEESIDFDPDQGVFMEGDPVHNLVKEVSQGLGRIWHPSMDSNLVLSEPTQHFHREMQSFSLGM; translated from the exons ATGTTGTTTGTTTTCCACACAGAGAGTAGCGGAACAGTACCGTTGTCGCACAATCTTACAACGGTTATATTTACACTTTTGTTTGCGAATAATAGTTTAGTGGCCTGCGCCATGGCTCTGTGCGGGGGTGTTGGAGCCATGGCTTTACCAAGCGAGCTTATCGTCCACATATTTTCATTCTTGTCCGACCGTGACAAGCTTCGGGCCTCGTCCGTATGCTCTCGCTGGAGGGAGTGTCTGTTTTACCCATCGCTTTGGATGGAGCTCAAGTTGCGTGTCGGAGGTGGCTCGAATGGGGGAGGCTATGGCTCCGAACAGACCCCAAGATTAGACTTTCTCATGAGGAAGTTTGGCTCCTTCGTGCGCGAGCTACAGCTCGAGTTTGCCCCAGTTGAAGGATATCTAAGGCCATTGAATGGCGTGGAGGGCAGGATGGAATCTGTCGAAAGCGACCCTCAGTTCCCTGGCCGCTGGAAAGAGGCAATTATCACCTATTTGGACCAGGTGTTGTGTGTCCTCGGATGTATTCGAAACAACAG AAATCTCCAGAAGCTGAGTCTGTATGGGGATACCTGCATTCTTCAGGATGAGGGCATTCTGGACAGTGCCTATCTCAACCAGGTTGACCAAGGAGGAGTGAAAATCAAAGA GATCCAGCAGCTGTTAGTGGAAGTTTTGTCTAACAGCAGGCAGATGAAGTGGCTGTCCTCAGCCTTCATGCTGGGTGTGGTGACCCCCTGCTCCCTGGCCTCTCTGTCCAACCCCAGCGCTGCCTCCCTGGAGcacctcagcctgttggacaaccAGCTGCCCTGCCTGTCCTCCCCTGTGGAGCTGGAGCGCCTTGTCCACCTGCGTTCCCTGGCCCTCGACTTCTGTGACTTCACCTCTGAGATGTGCCGCCTGCTGGCTGGAGGACACCGTGCTCCACTACACCGCCTCTCCTTGATGGTGAATGGCGCTGCTCTGGAGGCCAAGCCGCTGGATTGCACCGCCAGTGAGGATGACTGGAAGGCCCTAGTCCGACGCTGCGCTAACCTGCGGGTCTACATGATGGCCCTGGATGTGTCCAGCCAGGACCTGCTGAGGGTGCTCAAGCCCAGCCTGCCCCTGGAGAGGATCCACCTGGACAGCTACTCCACCCTGGTCACAGACGGCACTCTGGAGCTCATTTCCCAGCAGTACAACAAGACCCTGAGCCACTTCGTCTTGATGAGGGATGACACCGGCTTCCCTGACCTCAGCGTCAACCGCAACGAGGACCCGCTGGTCCTACTAGCCTGGCGCTGCGTACACCTCTCTGTCCTGGTTATCCATG GCTACACTGTGTGGTCCCACAACCTGGTGGCCATCTCCCGTCTACGTGGCTCCAGCCTCAAGGTCCTGGCTGTGTCCGAGGAGAGTATCGACTTCGACCCGGACCAGGGGGTCTTCATGGAGGGTGACCCTGTCCACAACCTGGTGAAGGAGGTGTCCCAGGGCCTGGGGCGCATCTGGCACCCCTCCATGGACTCCAACTTGGTCCTCAGCGAGCCCACCCAGCACTTCCACAGGGAGATGCAGAGCTTCAGCCTGGGCATGTAG